From Caldicellulosiruptor hydrothermalis 108, a single genomic window includes:
- a CDS encoding CoA-binding protein has protein sequence MNSEAIASALSFKNWAVVGATPNKQKYGYMVYKKLKEKGYNVFAINPLYDEIEDDKVYKTLLDLNQRIDCVSMVVAPKRGKSYIEQAAKIGVKYVWFQPGAESSELVELCEKNSIVPIYNACVLVALNHKK, from the coding sequence ATGAATTCAGAAGCTATTGCGTCAGCGTTGAGTTTTAAAAACTGGGCTGTGGTTGGTGCAACACCAAACAAGCAAAAATATGGATACATGGTCTACAAAAAGCTCAAAGAGAAAGGCTACAATGTGTTTGCTATAAATCCTTTGTATGATGAGATTGAGGATGACAAGGTATACAAGACGTTGTTGGATTTAAATCAGAGAATAGATTGTGTGAGTATGGTTGTTGCACCAAAAAGAGGAAAATCATATATTGAACAGGCAGCCAAAATAGGAGTAAAGTATGTTTGGTTTCAGCCAGGAGCCGAAAGCAGTGAGCTTGTTGAGCTATGTGAGAAGAATAGTATAGTTCCAATTTATAACGCATGTGTTCTGGTTGCGTTAAACCACAAAAAATAA
- a CDS encoding DUF4363 family protein → MKVWATVAGFLILVIVLMLISTHIILGAADKIESDLSGLYENVIKNDYKFANSNYLDIVKKWGEYKKSWAMLIEHQEIDKIDEELTKIKEYLLEQDRTLLLSEISLLKFYIRHVREMILLKIENIF, encoded by the coding sequence GTGAAGGTATGGGCTACAGTTGCAGGTTTTCTCATTTTAGTAATTGTACTTATGCTAATTTCAACGCATATAATATTAGGTGCTGCTGACAAGATTGAAAGTGACCTGTCTGGATTGTATGAAAATGTTATTAAAAACGACTACAAGTTTGCAAATTCAAATTACCTTGATATAGTAAAAAAGTGGGGTGAATACAAAAAAAGCTGGGCGATGCTAATTGAGCACCAAGAAATAGATAAGATAGACGAAGAGCTCACAAAAATAAAAGAATATCTTTTGGAACAAGACAGAACTCTTTTGCTCAGCGAGATAAGTCTTCTCAAGTTTTATATTCGTCATGTCAGGGAGATGATTTTACTCAAGATTGAAAATATTTTTTAA
- a CDS encoding YetF domain-containing protein, translating to MVITIFIRTLILYVLVVLVMRLMGKRQMGELQPFELVITIMISELAAVPMQNTGVPLINGIIPILTLLFLQTLITFGSLKSDFIKRLVCGSPTILIAKGKILEDALRKTQYSLNDLMEQLRIKGFFNIHDIEYAILETDGDISVIPKSQKRYVTPADLGIPTKYEGIPISVIVDGKIKEESLKYANLTLEQVLTEIKKRGIDSVQDVFFACIDPEGNWFVQKKEGKNK from the coding sequence ATGGTTATAACCATTTTTATTAGAACGTTAATCTTGTATGTATTGGTTGTGTTGGTTATGAGACTTATGGGGAAAAGACAGATGGGCGAACTTCAGCCGTTTGAACTTGTCATTACAATAATGATTTCTGAGCTTGCGGCTGTTCCAATGCAAAACACAGGTGTACCTCTCATAAACGGTATCATTCCTATTTTAACCCTTTTATTTTTGCAAACGTTAATCACATTTGGAAGCTTGAAATCTGATTTTATAAAAAGACTTGTGTGTGGAAGCCCTACCATTTTGATAGCAAAAGGAAAAATCTTAGAAGATGCACTAAGGAAAACGCAGTATAGCTTGAATGACCTTATGGAACAGCTGAGAATAAAAGGATTTTTCAATATTCATGATATAGAATACGCTATACTGGAGACTGATGGAGATATCTCTGTGATTCCGAAGTCTCAAAAAAGATATGTTACTCCTGCTGATTTAGGGATACCAACAAAGTATGAAGGAATTCCTATAAGTGTAATTGTCGATGGCAAGATAAAAGAAGAGTCTTTGAAATATGCCAATTTAACATTGGAGCAGGTGCTCACAGAGATTAAAAAAAGAGGAATAGATAGCGTACAGGATGTTTTTTTTGCCTGCATTGATCCTGAGGGCAACTGGTTTGTTCAAAAAAAGGAGGGAAAAAACAAGTGA